The genomic region GCAACTGGCTGAGGCCGGAAAAGCAGCCGCCCGAACAGCATTGCTGGTTCCGCACGGTCGCACCGCTCCCCGATGATCCGGCGGTGCATCGCGCAGCGCTCGCCTATGCGACCGACATGACGCTGCTCGGCACTGCGACGCTGCCGCACGGCGTCACCTGGATGACGAACAAGCTCCAATCGGCAAGCCTCGACCATGCCGTGTGGCTGCACGAGCCGTTCCGCTTCGACGAATGGTTGCTCTATTCGTGCGACAGTCCGTGGGCCGGCCATGCCCGCGGCTTCAACCGCGGCCGCATCTTCGATCGCGGCGGTCGGCTCGTCGCGAGCGCCAGCCAGGAAGGGCTGATGCGGCTCAAGAGCTGAGGGCTTTAGTCCTCGTCGGCGAGCGCCTGCGCGTGGGAGTCCGGCATGACGAAGCGCACAAAATCGAGACAGCCCCTTTTCGATTCCTCTTGGGGCGCCTGCCGCGCCTGCCGGACGATCCGAACTGCCTGCTCGCCGAATGCCGCCGCCGGCTCGCTGCGGACCACTTCGATGTTGGTTGGCACCCCCTCGGGCGTCACATCGAAGCGCATCAACGCCCAACCCTCGATCTTCCGCCGCTGGAACCCACGGGGAAAGGTGAGTTGCCCCAGGTGGGCCCATTCGGTCCCGCCTTCGCAACGCGCCTCGGGTGCTTCGAAGGCGGCAAGCTCCGGCCGCGGCGGGGCTTGCAGGACCTCGCCGAGCAGATAATAGGGATAGGTGCAGCCCGTCGCCGCGCGCGGCGCGAAACGGGAGCGTGCGACCGCATCGCGCGACGCCGCCTGCATCTCGGGGCTCGCATCGGACGCAATCACGGTGACGTCATAGGGGTGGCCCGAGTCGTCGATGCTGAACCGAGTCGTCGCATAGGACCAGCCGCCGGGGCTTTCGTTCAGCTCGCTGAACGGCGGATAGGCGCGCGTGCGGGGCTCGGCACCGACGGCCAGGCAGGTCGCTTCCTCGCCGTGCAGCCGCTGGAACAACCGGCGATCCTCGGGAAGCGCGCGATGCGGCACGACGAGGTAGCGCGCGATCAGCCCCGGCGGCGCGGCGTCATAGGGGACCAGCACCGGCTCGAACCGGATGCGGCAGGAAGTGTGCGGCTGGGCGCTGGTGAACTGCCAGGCGGCGAAGGATGGCACTACGTCGTCGGCCGGCACGACGACATGGCCGGCCCGCGGCGCCTCAGGCTCGACGACCCGGATGTCCACCGGCCTGCCGTTCGCGGCGATTCCGAAGCGCAGCTCGATCGGCCTCGCCTGCGCGTCCGACGGCGCCAGCGTGGAGGTTTCGAACGGCTGCTCGATGTTCGCAGTGGCGAAATCGCCGTCCTCGCACGTCGGAACGCCCGGCTGAAAGGTGACGAGGTGCCGGACGGGCGTGCGCACCTCCGGAACGCTGATCACCGCCACCGGGCGCGTTTCCTGCGCCTGAGCGGGGAGCGCCAGAGCGAGCAGCGTGGCAACGGGAGCGAATCGGCGGATCAACATGGAAGCTGACTAACCCGATATCGTGACAGATCGAATTCGAGCGGTTCAGACCGCCGGTTTGCCATATTCCTGCCGCGTCACCGGATGGCTCGAGGAAAGCCCGCCATCGACCGCGAGCGCTTGGCCGTTCACATAGCTGGCCGCGTCCGAAGCGAGGAAAAGCGCGACCTGCGCGATCTCCTCGGGGCGGCCGCCGCGCCGCATCGGGTTGAGCCGGCCGATCTTGTCCTCGACTCCCTTCTCGCGCGCATAGTCGTAGACGCGCTGAGTCATCCCGGTCTCGATCAACCCCGGACAGATCGCGTTCACGCGGACATTCGATCCCGACAGCTGCTGCGCCGCCGACTGCACCAGATTGATGACGCCTGCCTTGGACGCCGAATAGGGCGCCCCGCCCGCCCCGGAGCGAAGCCCCGCGACACTGGCGGTGCACAGGATCGCGCCGCCGCCGCGCTCGACGATGCGTGGCGCGGCATGCTTGATCGCCAGCGCCGGCCCGATCAGGTTGACGCGCAGCACGTCGGTCCACAGCTCGACGCTGGCGTCGAGCACGCTGCTCGCGCCGCCGGAGATGCCGGCATTGGCATAGAAGACGTCGATTCCGCCGAAGTGCGTGCACGCGACTTCGACGAGGCGAACAACATCGTCTTCGTTGCCCGCATCCATCTCGACGCCAAGCGCGGTTCCGCCCGCAGCCGTAATCGCCTCTACCGTTGCGTGAACGGCGTCGCTTCGATCGGCGGCAACCACCTGACCGCCCTCGGCGGCGAAGGCGCTGGCGGTGGCGCGGCCGATTCCCGAACCCGCACCGGTGATGACGATGGACTTGCCCTGAAATCGCATCGAGTCGTCGCCCTTTCTATGCACGCGTGCTCAGGAAGCTCCCGCCGCCTGTGCGAAGCCCCAGCTGGCCGCAACCAGCCCGGGCAGCGCCGCGACGGTTTCGGCGGCCTTCGCGCTGGACGCATTGCCGTCGATCATTCGCTTCTTGATGCCCTGAACGATCCCAGCGAGGCGGAAGAGATTGTAGGAGAAGTACCAGTTCAGGTCGGGCACGCCGTCGCGGCCGGTGGCGGCGCAATAGCGGGCCACGGCCTCCTCGAGCGTCGGTATGCCGGTCTCCGGGCCGGTGAGCCCCTTGATCCCCGATCGGCGGCCGCTCGGCACGGTTTCCCAGTTCATCAGGAAATAGGAGAAATCCGCCAGCGGATCGCCGAGCGTCGACAGCTCCCAGTCGAGCACCGCGAGAATAGCCGGGCCCTCGGGAGCGAAGATCATATTGTCGACGCGATAGTCGCCATGGACGATCGAGGTGCGCGTCTGCGCCGGCACGGTCGCGGGAAGAAACGCGATCAGCTTTTCCATCTCGGGAATGTGATCGGTCTCGCTCGCGCGATACTGTTTCGACCAGCGCGCGACCTGCCGCTCGAAATAGTTGCCCGGCTTGCCATAGTCGCCAAGCCCGACCGCTTCATAATCGACCGCGTGGAGCGCCGCCAGCGTGTCAATCATCGCATGATAGTGCGCCGTCCGCTCGGCGGGGGAGAGGTCGGGCATCCCGCCGTCCCAGATCGTGCGGCCCTCGACCATCTCCATCACGTAGAAGGCCGAGCCGATCACCGAATCGTCCTCGCACAGGCCATAGGGTCGCGCGACCGGAAAGCCCGTGGGGTGCAGCGCGGCGATCAGCCGGTATTCGCGATCGACAGCATGCGCCGAAGGCAGCAGCGGACCGAAGGGCTTGCGCCGAAGCACATAGGCGCCGCTCGGCGAATCGATACGGTAGGTCGGATTGCTCTGGCCGCCGGCGAATTTCGCATAGCGAAGCGGCCCCTCGAACCCGGCGACGTTCGCCGCCATCCACTCGGAGAGGCGGGCGACGTCGAGATCGTCGGCGGGAGCCATTTCCGCGCTCATGCGAACTCGATCACCGAACGGACGCTGTCGCCCTGGCGCAGCTTGTCGAGCGCATCGTTGACATCCTCGAGCCGGATCCGCTCGGCGACCATCGTGTCGAGATCGAGCTTGCCATCGAGATAGAGCTGGACGAGCCGCGGCATGTCGATCGGAAAGCGCGTGGAGCCGAGCAGCGATCCCTGGATCTTCTTGCCGGTGAGGAAGGTCGGTCCGGGCAGGCTGACGCTGTTGCCGGGCGCGATCATCCCCAGCACCGTCGCGGTGCCGCCGCGGCGCAGGATCGTCCAGGCGAGCTCTGCGGTGTTCGGACGGCCGACCGCCTCGATCGCATAATGGACGCCGCCGTTCGTCATCTTGAGAACCGACTTGGCGAGACCCTCGTCCGCCGCGTCCAGCGCGTGGCTGGCACCCATCTTCAGCGCCAGCTCGCGCTTCGACGCCACCGGATCGATCGCGAGGATCATGCCCGCTCCCGCGATCTTCGCGGCGTTGATCGCGGCGAGACCGATGCCGCCCGCGCCGATCACCGCGACGCTCTCGCCGGGGCGCAGCTGGCAGTCGTTGAAGATCGATCCGGCGCCGGTGATCACCGCACAGCCGAGCAGCGCGGCGCGATCGAACGGCATCTCCTTCGACACCGCGACGCAGGCATTCTCGTGCACCAGCATCATCTCGGCGAACGCCGACAGATTGAGGAACGGCGCGAGCGGCGTTCCGTCCGCGAGGCTGAGCCGGGCCTCCTGATCGGGCGCCCGCCGCGTCGACGGATCGATGCACAGCGAAACCCGGCCGGTGACGCACATCTCGCACGAACCGCAGAAGACGGTGAAGAAGGTGATGACGTGATCGCCCGGCTTCAAATGCGCGACATCGCTGCCGACCGCCTCGACCACGCCCGCTGCCTCATGCCCCGGCACCGTCGGCACCGGGTGCGGAAAGGCGCCGTCGACGAAATGGAGGTCGGAACGACAGACGCCGACCGCGCGTGTGCGGATCAGCACTTCGCGCGGACCGGGCCTGGATACCTGGACCTCTTCGATCTGAAGCGGCTGCTTCGCCTCGTGGAGTACGGCTGCTTTCACTCTCATCCTCTCGTTCTCGCGGCGCTCAGCGCGTTGCTCCGACGTCTCCGCTGGACGGGCGATCGGCCTTGAACTCTGCATGTTTGCCGAATTCGTGCCGGGCGATGGTGCGGTTGTGGACTTCGTCGGGCCCGTCGGCCAGGCGCAACGTGCGTATGTTTCCCCAGGCGCTGGCGAGCGCGAAATCGCCCGAAACGCCGGCGCCGCCATGCGCCTGGATCGCGTCGTCGATGATCGAGAGCGCCATCTGGGGCGCCTGAACCTTGATCATCGAGATTTCCAGATGCGCGGCCTTGTTGCCGGCCTTGTCCATCATGTCGGCCGCCTTCAGGCACAGCAGCCGAGTCATTTCGATGTCGATCCGCGCGCGCGCGATCCGCTGTTCCCAGACCGACTGGTCCGACAGCCGCTTGCCGAAGGCCACGCGGCTGACGAGACGGCGGCCCATCGCCGCGATCGCCTCCTCGGCGACGCCGATGGTGCGCATGCAATGGTGGATGCGGCCCGGCCCGAGGCGCCCCTGCGCGATCTCGAACCCCCTGCCCTCGCCAAGCAGCATGTTTTCGGCCGGTACACGGACGTTCTCGAGCACGATCTCGGCATGGCCGTGCGGCGCATGGTCATATCCGAAGACCGTCAGCATCCGCTCGATCTTCACGCCGGGAGCATCGAGGGGAACCAGGATCATGCTCTGTTGCGCATGGCGCGAAGCGTTCGGATCGGTCTTACCCATCACGATCGCGATCTTGCAGCGCGGATCGCCCGCGCCCGAAGACCACCATTTGCGACCATTGATGACATAATGGTCGCCATCGCGCTCGATCCGCGTTTCGATGTTGGTCGCGTCGGACGAGGCGACGGCCGGCTCGGTCATCAGAAACGCGGAGCGGATTTCGCCGTTCATCAGCGGACGGAGCCACTGCTCCTTCTGCTCGCGGGTTCCGTAGCGGTGGAATACTTCCATGTTGCCGGTATCCGGCGCGGAGCAGTTGAAGACCTCGGAAGCCCAACCCAGCCGGCCCATCTCCTCGGCGCACAGGGCATATTCGAGGTTGGTCAGCTGCGTGCCTTCGAATTCGAAGCTCTCGTCGACGTGCTTCTGGCCCGAATGCGGGGGCATGAAGAAGTTCCAAAGGCCCTCGGCCTTGGCCTTCTTCTTCATCTCCTCGATGACCGGGACCACCTTCCAGCGGTCCCCTTCCGAGACCTGCGCGCGATAATCGGCGTCGCGCGGTCGGATATTCTCGTCGATGAAGGCGCGGACGCGGTCGCGGAAGTAGGTCTCGCGCTCGCTGAGCGTGAAATCCATGGCACTCTCCTCTCCGGGCGGCTCGCGCCCCTCTCTCTTCCCTGTCGGCTTAGACCGTACCCGATATTCGGTAAAGGGGACCGATCCGGATCAATGCGGGAAATTATACCCGCCTCCGCCCGTCCCGAACCTCCAAAAAACATCTTTGGCTTCGGAGCAAATGCAGTAAGCTGACGCGATGAATGCGCCGGAAGCAATCCGCGGGGGAGCGGAACAGGGCACGAAGCGGTTTCAGGCAAAGCGGGATGCCATTCTCGCCGCCGCCGCCGAAGCCATCAACCAGCAAAGTGCGAAGGGCATGACCTTCGCCGATGTCGCGCGACGAGTGGGTCTCAACACCACCAGCGTGACCTATTACTTCAGGCGCAAGGAAGATCTCGCCGCCGCCTGTTTCGAGCAGACGCTCGAACGGCTGGAAGCGATGCTCGATGCGGCGCACGAGGAGACCACGCCCGAAGCGCGCGTCGCCCGCTATCTCGCGAGCAACATGGAGCGCCTCGCGCGCATCCGCCGGGGAGAGGAACAAGACTTCGCGATTCTGTCGGACCTGCGCGCGATGGAAGGCCCGGTGAAGCACGAGCTGCTTGCCGGCTGGCGCAACGTGTTCCGAAAGACGCGGGCGCTCTGGGGACCCGCCGAAAACCGCGCCGAGACCGACCTGCACGGCGCCCGCGCGCATGTGCTGCTGGAGAACACCTTCTGGCTGCCCGCTTGGCTGGTGCGGTACGAAATCGACGAATACCCGCGGCTCGAGGCGCGGATGATGGAGGTGCTCCGCCACGGCATCGCCGCTCCGGACCAGGAGTGGCAACCCGAACTTCTCGATCTGGAATCCGCCGAGCCCGAGCCGGGGCGCGAGGCGTTCCTGCTGGCGGCGACGCGGCTGATCAACGAACTGGGGTACCGCGGCGCATCGGTTCAGAAGATCGCTTCCGAGCTGAATGTCACCAAGGGCAGCTTCTATCACCACCTTGATGCCAAGGACGATCTGGTGATCGCCTGCTACAAGCGCAGCTTCGACATTCTCGCCGACGCGCAGCGGCTGGCCGAGCTGGCGGCCGGCAGCCAGTGGCATCGGCTTGCCAGCGTCATTGCGACGCTGCTCGACGTGCAGTTCTCCGAACGCGGTCCGTTGCTTCGAACGACGGCCCTGTCGGGCCTGCCGCCGCACGTCCGGTCGACGATGATCGACCGTTCGAACCGGATCGCGCGGCGCTTTGCCGGCATGATCTCCGACGGCATCGCCGAAGGATCAATTCGGCCGATCGACCCGCTCGTCGCGAGCCAGGGGCTGATGGCCCTGCAGAACGCCGCATTCGACATGCGCAAATGGGCAAGCACCATGCCCCGCGAACGCGCGGTCGCCTTTTACGCATCGACGCTCGCGTTCGGATTGTTCGATGATCGAGTGCTGACGGAGAGCGCAGTCAGCACATAGCGGCACGCAGCGGGATCATAGAACGCCTTGTTCCTTACCCCCTCGATCCGCCGTGCGGGACACGCGGCTCGCGGAG from Sphingosinithalassobacter sp. CS137 harbors:
- a CDS encoding SDR family NAD(P)-dependent oxidoreductase, encoding MRFQGKSIVITGAGSGIGRATASAFAAEGGQVVAADRSDAVHATVEAITAAGGTALGVEMDAGNEDDVVRLVEVACTHFGGIDVFYANAGISGGASSVLDASVELWTDVLRVNLIGPALAIKHAAPRIVERGGGAILCTASVAGLRSGAGGAPYSASKAGVINLVQSAAQQLSGSNVRVNAICPGLIETGMTQRVYDYAREKGVEDKIGRLNPMRRGGRPEEIAQVALFLASDAASYVNGQALAVDGGLSSSHPVTRQEYGKPAV
- a CDS encoding acyl-CoA dehydrogenase family protein, whose protein sequence is MDFTLSERETYFRDRVRAFIDENIRPRDADYRAQVSEGDRWKVVPVIEEMKKKAKAEGLWNFFMPPHSGQKHVDESFEFEGTQLTNLEYALCAEEMGRLGWASEVFNCSAPDTGNMEVFHRYGTREQKEQWLRPLMNGEIRSAFLMTEPAVASSDATNIETRIERDGDHYVINGRKWWSSGAGDPRCKIAIVMGKTDPNASRHAQQSMILVPLDAPGVKIERMLTVFGYDHAPHGHAEIVLENVRVPAENMLLGEGRGFEIAQGRLGPGRIHHCMRTIGVAEEAIAAMGRRLVSRVAFGKRLSDQSVWEQRIARARIDIEMTRLLCLKAADMMDKAGNKAAHLEISMIKVQAPQMALSIIDDAIQAHGGAGVSGDFALASAWGNIRTLRLADGPDEVHNRTIARHEFGKHAEFKADRPSSGDVGATR
- a CDS encoding TonB family protein, encoding MLIRRFAPVATLLALALPAQAQETRPVAVISVPEVRTPVRHLVTFQPGVPTCEDGDFATANIEQPFETSTLAPSDAQARPIELRFGIAANGRPVDIRVVEPEAPRAGHVVVPADDVVPSFAAWQFTSAQPHTSCRIRFEPVLVPYDAAPPGLIARYLVVPHRALPEDRRLFQRLHGEEATCLAVGAEPRTRAYPPFSELNESPGGWSYATTRFSIDDSGHPYDVTVIASDASPEMQAASRDAVARSRFAPRAATGCTYPYYLLGEVLQAPPRPELAAFEAPEARCEGGTEWAHLGQLTFPRGFQRRKIEGWALMRFDVTPEGVPTNIEVVRSEPAAAFGEQAVRIVRQARQAPQEESKRGCLDFVRFVMPDSHAQALADED
- a CDS encoding phosphotransferase family protein, producing MSAEMAPADDLDVARLSEWMAANVAGFEGPLRYAKFAGGQSNPTYRIDSPSGAYVLRRKPFGPLLPSAHAVDREYRLIAALHPTGFPVARPYGLCEDDSVIGSAFYVMEMVEGRTIWDGGMPDLSPAERTAHYHAMIDTLAALHAVDYEAVGLGDYGKPGNYFERQVARWSKQYRASETDHIPEMEKLIAFLPATVPAQTRTSIVHGDYRVDNMIFAPEGPAILAVLDWELSTLGDPLADFSYFLMNWETVPSGRRSGIKGLTGPETGIPTLEEAVARYCAATGRDGVPDLNWYFSYNLFRLAGIVQGIKKRMIDGNASSAKAAETVAALPGLVAASWGFAQAAGAS
- a CDS encoding Zn-dependent alcohol dehydrogenase; this translates as MKAAVLHEAKQPLQIEEVQVSRPGPREVLIRTRAVGVCRSDLHFVDGAFPHPVPTVPGHEAAGVVEAVGSDVAHLKPGDHVITFFTVFCGSCEMCVTGRVSLCIDPSTRRAPDQEARLSLADGTPLAPFLNLSAFAEMMLVHENACVAVSKEMPFDRAALLGCAVITGAGSIFNDCQLRPGESVAVIGAGGIGLAAINAAKIAGAGMILAIDPVASKRELALKMGASHALDAADEGLAKSVLKMTNGGVHYAIEAVGRPNTAELAWTILRRGGTATVLGMIAPGNSVSLPGPTFLTGKKIQGSLLGSTRFPIDMPRLVQLYLDGKLDLDTMVAERIRLEDVNDALDKLRQGDSVRSVIEFA
- a CDS encoding TetR/AcrR family transcriptional regulator, giving the protein MNAPEAIRGGAEQGTKRFQAKRDAILAAAAEAINQQSAKGMTFADVARRVGLNTTSVTYYFRRKEDLAAACFEQTLERLEAMLDAAHEETTPEARVARYLASNMERLARIRRGEEQDFAILSDLRAMEGPVKHELLAGWRNVFRKTRALWGPAENRAETDLHGARAHVLLENTFWLPAWLVRYEIDEYPRLEARMMEVLRHGIAAPDQEWQPELLDLESAEPEPGREAFLLAATRLINELGYRGASVQKIASELNVTKGSFYHHLDAKDDLVIACYKRSFDILADAQRLAELAAGSQWHRLASVIATLLDVQFSERGPLLRTTALSGLPPHVRSTMIDRSNRIARRFAGMISDGIAEGSIRPIDPLVASQGLMALQNAAFDMRKWASTMPRERAVAFYASTLAFGLFDDRVLTESAVST